The genomic window CGGTGTCCGGGGCCACCGAATCGCCTGCCGACGACTCACCCTTTGAAGTTCAACGCTCGATTTCGCCGACGATTAAGTGAGCCGACTTGATCTTCGGTGCCCCCGCCGGTCGGTCTGGATTGGGGTTGAGCGGCAATCCCTTTTATCCTGAGGATGACATGCCCACATACGATGAGATCTTCGAGAAAGTCCAAACGACCTTGGTGGATGCACTGGGCGTCGACGAGGACGACGTGACGCAGCAGGCGACCCTCCAGGGCGACCTGGGCGCCGAATCGATCGACTTTCTCGATATCGTGTTCCGGCTCGAGCGGAACTTCGGGATCAAGATCCCCCGGGGCGAGCTGTTCCCGGAGAACCTGGTCCAGGATCCGGAGTGGGTCGCCGACGGCAAGCTGACTTCGAAGGGGCTCGACGAGCTCAAGTCGAAGCTCCCGTTCGCCGACCTGAGCAAGTTCGCCGCCAACCCGGACGTCGAGAACCTCGGCGACCTGTACACGGTCGACATGCTCGTCCAGTACGTCCAGAGCAAGCTGGCGGCCTGACACGGGCCGGGAGGCGTCCGCCGCACGAGCGATCCGGCCGCCGGACCCGACGCGGTCCGGCCCCGGCGTCGCGGCGGGCGGTTCGCGGCGCCCGCATTCCGCGGCGCCCCGAGCGGGCCGCATCCGCCCCGCTCGTCGTGTCCATGGCTGCCGATTCCTCTCTCGTGGTGGGTATCCCGGGCGATGCGCTGGATCTGGATCGATAAGTTCGTCGAGTTCCGCAGCGGGGAGTTCGCCCGCGCGGTCAAGAACCTGACGTTGGCCGAGGAGCACCTCCACGACCACTTCCCCGGCTACCCGGTCATGCCGGCCTCCCTCATCATCGAGGGGCTGGCGCAGACCGGCGGCATCCTGGTCGGCGAGGCCGGCGGATTCGCCGAGAAGGTCGTCCTGGCCAAGATCTCGCGGGCCGAATTCCACGGCGTGGCCTGTGCCGGCGACCAGCTGCTCTACGAAGTCTCGGTCAAGGGGATCCGCCCCGACGGCGCGATCGTGGATGCCAAGGCGTTCCTCAACGGCGAGCTCCTGGCCGACGCCGAGATCGTCTTCGCCCACCTGGACAACACCCGGGCGAACCAGATCTTCGGCCCCAAGAATTTCGTCTTCACGCAGCAGCTGCTGGGCGTGCTGGACCTCGCCCGGGCGCAGGAGAAGTCCCGCGAGGCCGACGCCTCCGCGGAGCCCGGCGAGGCCGGCAACGGCCAGCCGGTGGGCAAGCAGCCCTGACCGCCGGGAGTGACGCGCGGGGCGATCCGGGGGAGAGGGCGGGAGAGGGACGGCCCGGGAAATCTTGCGGATGCCGGCGACTTTGCTCCCCGATCCGATTCCCGGAGGGCATAATGGTGGGGTGACCGGATTGGCACCCCGCCGTCGTGGCGAGTGGAATAGCCCGGTCGAGCGGAGATCGACGAGACTTTCATGCTAGGTTCCGAACGTCGCGTGGTCATCACTGGGCTCGGCCTGATCACCCCGCTGGGTGATTCGCCCGACCACATATGGGCGTCCATCGAGGCGGGCAAGGGGGCGGTCGGGCCGCTCGAGGCCTTCCCCGTCGAGGGGCTGCCCAGCCGGAACGCCGCCGAGATTCGGCACTTCGACTTCCTCAAGACCCCGGCCCTGGCCAAGGCGCGATTCTTCAAGGAACTCCGCAAGAGCCGGAAGTACATGGCCCGCGACATCCAGCTCTGCGTCGCGGCGGCCCAGCTCGCCATGGTGGACGCCAAGCTGGATCAGGGGGGCGTGGATCCGACCCGGATCGGGATCGACCTGGGCGCCGGCCTGATCTCCACGGAGCTCGACGAGCTGGCGCCGGCGATCGCCCACGCCACCACGCCCTCCGGGGGGTTCGACTACGGGGCCTGGGGCCGCGAGTCGATCGGGATCATCGAGCCCTACTGGCTGCTCAAGTACCTGCCCAACATGCTCGCCTGCCACATCAGCATCCTCATGGATTGCCAGGGGCCGAGCAACACGATCACCGAGGCGGACGCCTCGGCGAACCTCGCCATCGCCGAGGCCGCCCGGATCATCGCCCGCGGCAAGGCCGACGTGATGGTCACCGGGGCCGCCGACAGCAAGATCCACCCCCTCAGCTTCATCCGGATGTCGATGCAGAACACCCTGTCCCGCTGGGAAGGCGAGCCGGCCGGGGCCTGCCGCCCCTTCGACTCCCACCGGGAGGGGACGGTCCCGGGAGAGGGCGCGGGGATCGTGATCCTGGAGGAGTACGAGCACGCCGTCGCCCGCGGGGCGACGATCCACGGCGAGGTGCTCGGCGGCGGGTCCGGGTGCGACGCCATGCCCTCCGGCGGCCTCGATCCGGAGGGGAACGGGACCGCCGTGGCGATCCGCGCCGCCATCCGCGACGCCCGACTCACGCCGAAGGACATCGGCCACATCAACGCCCACGGCATCGGCTCGAAGGTCGGCGACCTCGCCGAGGCCAGGGCCTTCCATCGGGTGTTCGGCGACGACCTGCCGCCGGTGACCTCCCTCAAGGGGCACGTCGGCACGATGGCTTCGGGCTGCGGCTCCGTGGAGCTCGCCGTCAGCCTGGCCGGCCTGTCCCGCGGCCTGATCCCCCCCACCCTGAACTGCGACGACCCCGACGCGGCCTGCGGGCTCGACATCGTCCGCTCGGGGCCGCGGCCGACCTCGAACCGCATCTTCGTGAACACCAACATCACCGCGAACGGCCAGGCGGCCGCCCTGGTCATCCGGGGCATCCCGCGCGAGTCCGGGGCGTAGGCCGCATCGGCCGAGGCCCCGGGAGGGGGCCGGCCTTCCCTTGGATCCCGATTCCGGCGGGCGCAAGCCCGGCATCGCGAGGAAGATTTTCATGCGTCGCGTCGTCGTCACAGGCATGGGCATGGTCACCCCCGTCGGCCGCGACATGGAATCGACCTGGTCCGCGCTCCTGGAAGGGAAGAGCGGCGTCGGCCCCATCACCCACTTCGACGCGAGCACCTTCGCCACGCGGATCGCCGCCGAGGTGAAGGACTTCTCCCTGGCCTCCTACCGCCCGGACGGGGACCGCTGGAACAACCACTCCCGGAACACGAAATTCGCGATCGCCGCGGCCCAGATGGCGCTCGACGATTCGGGCATCCTCGGCGGCTCCCCGGCGCTCGACCACGACCGCTTCGGCGTGTACCTGGGCGCCGGCGAGGGGCAGCAGGACTTCCCCCGCTTCGTCCGGCTCGTCAACAAGGCGACCCACGCCGAGGCCAAGGGCATGAAGGTCCACACCTCGGACTTCACCCGCCTGGGCCTCCACGAGCTCCACCCCCTGGCCGAGGCCGAGCAGGAGCCCGGCACGCCGGCCGCGCACCTGGCCAACCTCTTCGGGGCGCGCGGCGTGAACTCCAACTGCCTGACGGCCTGCGCGGCGAGCTCCCAGGCGCTGGGCGAGGCCTTCGAGATGATCCGGGCCGACTGCGCCGACGTGATCCTCTCGGGCGGCACCCACAGCATGATCCACCCGTTCGGCCTGACGGGCTTCATCCTGCTGACCGCCCTGTCCACCCGGAACGACGAGCCGACCCGCGCCAGCCGCCCGTTCGACCGCGATCGGGACGGCTTCATCCTCGGCGAGGGCGCCGGCATGCTCGTCCTGGAGGAGCTCGAGCACGCCAGGGCCCGGGGCGCCCGGATCTACGGCGAGGTCGTCGGCTACGGCTCCACGGCCGACGCCTTCCGGATCACGGACAGCCACGAGGACGGCCGGGGCGCCATCGCCTGCCTCCGCGAGGCGCTGGACGTCGCCGGGCTCACGCCCGAGGACATCGATTACATCAACGCCCACGGCACCAGCACATCCGTCAACGACCGGATCGAGACGCTGGCGATCAAGAAGGTCTTCGGCGACCAGGCGTACAAGGTCCCGATCTCGAGCACCAAGAGCATGATGGGCCACCTGATCGCCGCGGCGGGCAGCGTGGAGGCGATCGTCTGCCTGCTCACGATCCGGGACGGCATCCTGCCGCCGACCATGAATCTCGACCACCCGGACAGCGACTGCGACCTCGACTACATCCCCCACGAGGCGAGGCGCAAGCATGTGGACGTCGCCCTCTCGAACAGCTTCGGGTTCGGCGGCCAGAACATCACGCTCATCCTCCGACGCTTCCACGACTGATCGACAACGACGAGCTCCCGGCATCCCGGGCATGCCGCGACCCCGCGAGGGGCCGCCGCGACGCCCGGCCCCGGCGGTCCCCGCGACCCTGACGGTTCGACCAGGAGTCTTCCCGTGACAGCCCTCTCGACCACGCTCAACATCCTCGCATGGGGCGGCCTGATCGTCTTCGCGGCCCTGCTGGCGTTCGTCGTCTTCGCGACCCTGAAATACGGGCCGATCATCCAGCGGATCTTCGAGGTGCGTCCGGTCTTCCTGCCGCTCCACGTCCGGCCGGAGGACGAGGGGGAGCCGGTCTCGTTCGAGGCCGAGGGCGGCGTCGCGCTCTCCGGCTCGTACCTGCGGCGGCGGACCGAGGCCCGCGCGGGGGTCCTCGTCTTCTGCCACGAGTACCTCAGCGACCGCTGGAGTTACCTGCCGTACGCCGACCACCTGCGGGATCGCGGATTCGACGTGTTCACGTTCGACTTCCGCAACCACGGCACGAGCCACAGGGACCCGGGGTACTCCCCCCTCCAGTGGACCACCACCTTCGAGGTCGCGGACCTGCGGGCGGCCCTCCGCCACCTCAGGTCCCGCGAGGACCACGATCGGGCGGGGTTCGGACTGGTCGGGGTGAGCCGGGGGGGGACCACGGCGCTCGTCGTGGGGGCCGAGCAGCCGGACGTCTGGGGCGTGATCACCGACGGCGCGTTCCCCATCCGGGGCACGATGACCGCGTACATCCTGCGCTGGGCGGAAATCTACATCAACAGCAAGATCCTCCTGAGGCTCTTCCCGCTCTGGCTGTACAAGCTCGTCGGCTACATCAGCCGACGCCAGTCCGAGCGCAAGCTGCGTTGCCGGTTCCCGGACGTCGAGTCGGCCGCCCGCCGGCTGGCGCCCCGCCCCTGGCTGGCGATCCACGGCGAGAAGGACACGTACATAGGGCCGGACATCGCGCGGAACCTGTTCAACAGGGCGGGGCAGCCCAAGGAGCTCTGGATCGTCCCCGGCGCGAAGCACAATCGCTGCCGCGAGGCCAATCCGGGGGCCTACGCCGCCCGCCAGGTCGACTTCCTGTCCCGCAAGGCCCCCCGGCCGCTCGTCGATCCCCCGGCGGCCGACGTCGATCCGGCCCCGCATGCCGAGCCGACCGACGTCCCCGTCCACTCGGATCGGACCCTCACCGGGTCGCGGCTCCTCCCCGGCATCGTGGCCCAGGTCACGGGCTGAAACCCTTCGGGCACGCGCACTCCCCATGATCGCCACCATCAAGCGGATCATCGGCCGCCCGCTGACCTCCCGCGCCCGCGGGCTGGCCCGGACGTTCCACGACCTGACCGCCCGCGCCGGCGACGCCCAGCGCGAGCTGCTGCGGGGCTTCATCGCCCGGAACGCGGACAGCCAGTTCGGCCGCGACCACGGATTCGGCGAGATCCGGACCGCGGAGGATTTGCGCCGACGGGTACCGATCGGCGGGTACGACTACCTCGAGCCGTACATCGACCGCGTCCGCCAGGGCGACACGCGGGCCCTCTTCGGCGCCGACACCCGCGTCCTCATGTTCGCCATGACGTCGGGCACGACGAACCGGCCCAAGACGATCCCCGTCACCGAGCAGTCGCTCCGGGACTACCGCGACGGCTGGACGATCTGGGGCGTCCAGGCGTTCGACGCCCACGCGGAGATGATCAGCCGGGGCCTGAAGCCGATCCTCCAGATCGCGAGCGACTGGCGCGAGTCGTTCACCCAGGGGGGCATCCCCTGCGGGGCCATAACCGGCCTGACCGCCTCGATGCAGTCCCCCATCGTCCGGAA from Aquisphaera giovannonii includes these protein-coding regions:
- a CDS encoding acyl carrier protein, which codes for MPTYDEIFEKVQTTLVDALGVDEDDVTQQATLQGDLGAESIDFLDIVFRLERNFGIKIPRGELFPENLVQDPEWVADGKLTSKGLDELKSKLPFADLSKFAANPDVENLGDLYTVDMLVQYVQSKLAA
- a CDS encoding 3-hydroxyacyl-ACP dehydratase FabZ family protein; this translates as MRWIWIDKFVEFRSGEFARAVKNLTLAEEHLHDHFPGYPVMPASLIIEGLAQTGGILVGEAGGFAEKVVLAKISRAEFHGVACAGDQLLYEVSVKGIRPDGAIVDAKAFLNGELLADAEIVFAHLDNTRANQIFGPKNFVFTQQLLGVLDLARAQEKSREADASAEPGEAGNGQPVGKQP
- a CDS encoding beta-ketoacyl-[acyl-carrier-protein] synthase family protein, which encodes MLGSERRVVITGLGLITPLGDSPDHIWASIEAGKGAVGPLEAFPVEGLPSRNAAEIRHFDFLKTPALAKARFFKELRKSRKYMARDIQLCVAAAQLAMVDAKLDQGGVDPTRIGIDLGAGLISTELDELAPAIAHATTPSGGFDYGAWGRESIGIIEPYWLLKYLPNMLACHISILMDCQGPSNTITEADASANLAIAEAARIIARGKADVMVTGAADSKIHPLSFIRMSMQNTLSRWEGEPAGACRPFDSHREGTVPGEGAGIVILEEYEHAVARGATIHGEVLGGGSGCDAMPSGGLDPEGNGTAVAIRAAIRDARLTPKDIGHINAHGIGSKVGDLAEARAFHRVFGDDLPPVTSLKGHVGTMASGCGSVELAVSLAGLSRGLIPPTLNCDDPDAACGLDIVRSGPRPTSNRIFVNTNITANGQAAALVIRGIPRESGA
- the fabF gene encoding beta-ketoacyl-ACP synthase II; the encoded protein is MRRVVVTGMGMVTPVGRDMESTWSALLEGKSGVGPITHFDASTFATRIAAEVKDFSLASYRPDGDRWNNHSRNTKFAIAAAQMALDDSGILGGSPALDHDRFGVYLGAGEGQQDFPRFVRLVNKATHAEAKGMKVHTSDFTRLGLHELHPLAEAEQEPGTPAAHLANLFGARGVNSNCLTACAASSQALGEAFEMIRADCADVILSGGTHSMIHPFGLTGFILLTALSTRNDEPTRASRPFDRDRDGFILGEGAGMLVLEELEHARARGARIYGEVVGYGSTADAFRITDSHEDGRGAIACLREALDVAGLTPEDIDYINAHGTSTSVNDRIETLAIKKVFGDQAYKVPISSTKSMMGHLIAAAGSVEAIVCLLTIRDGILPPTMNLDHPDSDCDLDYIPHEARRKHVDVALSNSFGFGGQNITLILRRFHD
- a CDS encoding alpha/beta hydrolase — encoded protein: MTALSTTLNILAWGGLIVFAALLAFVVFATLKYGPIIQRIFEVRPVFLPLHVRPEDEGEPVSFEAEGGVALSGSYLRRRTEARAGVLVFCHEYLSDRWSYLPYADHLRDRGFDVFTFDFRNHGTSHRDPGYSPLQWTTTFEVADLRAALRHLRSREDHDRAGFGLVGVSRGGTTALVVGAEQPDVWGVITDGAFPIRGTMTAYILRWAEIYINSKILLRLFPLWLYKLVGYISRRQSERKLRCRFPDVESAARRLAPRPWLAIHGEKDTYIGPDIARNLFNRAGQPKELWIVPGAKHNRCREANPGAYAARQVDFLSRKAPRPLVDPPAADVDPAPHAEPTDVPVHSDRTLTGSRLLPGIVAQVTG